Proteins encoded within one genomic window of Aquipuribacter sp. SD81:
- a CDS encoding pantoate--beta-alanine ligase — translation AAALPAAGRAAQQASAAGAGAGAVLGAAREVLAGAHGVEPDYVALVGPDDLEPVPDEYAGPAVLLLAAHVAPLRLIDAVDVVVAPPGVSGA, via the coding sequence GCCGCCGCGCTGCCCGCCGCGGGCCGGGCCGCCCAGCAGGCCTCGGCCGCCGGCGCCGGCGCCGGGGCCGTGCTCGGCGCGGCCCGTGAGGTGCTGGCGGGCGCGCACGGGGTGGAGCCGGACTACGTCGCCCTCGTGGGCCCCGACGACCTCGAGCCCGTCCCGGACGAGTACGCGGGACCCGCGGTGCTGCTGCTCGCCGCGCACGTCGCCCCGCTGCGCCTCATCGACGCCGTCGACGTCGTCGTCGCACCGCCCGGGGTGAGCGGCGCGTGA